The genomic window TTCCCGTCTAATCAATTCGGCAACACGGGAAACGCGGCGATTTGTAGCCATATAAATCATGCCTCTCCACAGAGGTTGGACAACAACAAGTATAAGTAATATAGGACAACAGAACTGTCCTTGGGATGAAGAGTGCTGAGTTAAATGTGCTGCGTTCCTTTCGCCAAGACAGATGTAAGTCCATGTTAGCTTGAGAATCACCACTCATGACTCATGACTCAGTACTGAGTTTCGTCAATCCATAATATAGTTTTAGTCTAGATGGTACTCAATCCCAGCATTGCCCGTAATGTAAAAGTGAGCAATGCCAGTCCACCTACAAATAAACCCAACACGGCCACTAAGGTTACTGGACGTTTTAATAGTGGGAAAAACGGCTCAAGGGCGTTTAGCAGAAGACCTAATACGATAGTAATCAAGTAGCGGGGGTAGCGAAAAACGTTATCCCAAAATCCGTCAAACATTTTAATTGAGACTGCCTTGTTATAGACTTAAAGTTTATTTTAGTGTACTTTATCCTCACTTATTGTAATCTATATGTGCTAGAAAACTACTCAGTTAATATAAAATATCCTTCATTAGTTATATTGTGAGAGTTCAGAACACAGCACTCAGAATTCAGGGTGGCTCAGGTTTTGGTATCACGTGTATATTCCTTAGTCGAATTATTTCCTGACTCTGTTTCTGCTCTGACTCCTGTATATTTTCTGAACTCTGATGCTATATTTATTAGCTTATAGCTGAGTTGCAGTGCAATGGTTAGTGAAATCTCTAAGGAAACTTGCCCGCGGCCTTTTTTAAAGTGGGCTGGGGGTAAAAGTAGATTAATACAACAATATATTCCCTATTTACCCAAGAATTATCAAAATTATTACGAGCCATTCTTGGGTGGAGGTGCGCTATTTTTTTATCTGCGACCACAAAGGGCTATTTTAACTGATATTAATGCAGAATTAATCACTGTTTATCGCTGTGTTCGCGATCATGTTGAAGAATTAATTCTGCTTTTAAAAGAGCATAAACTTAGACATGGCAAAGATTATTATTATAGTGTCAGGGCTAACTCTAGCGGCAATGATTTAGAGAAAGCTGCTAGATTTATTTATCTCAATAAAACTTGTTATAACGGTCTATATCGCGTTAATTCTCAAGGTAAGTTTAATGTGCCTTTAGGGAAATACACAAATCCGAATATTTGTCCAGAAGATTTGCTAAGAGCAGCTTCAGCTACACTGTCCACATCTGAAATTAAACAAGGAGATTTTACACATATCCTCAATTATGCCACTAGCAATGAAGATTTTGTGTTTTGTGACCCACCTTATCATCCTATCAGTAACACTAGTTATTTTACGGGTTATCACCAAACTTCATTTAGTGAAAAAGAGCAAGAAAAATTAAGAAATATCTGTGCAGAACTAGCAAGTCGTGGTGTAAAAGTAGTCATCTGCAATTCCGATGCTGATTTTATTAGAAACTTGTATCAAGAAATTAAATTTAAAATTTATATAATAGAAGCTGCACGCTCTATTAATTCTAATATCCAAAAAAGAGGGATGGTTAAAGAATTATTAATTACATCATATTAGAAATTTTTATTCGACCAAGCTATAAATCGATCTAGGGTATGTACTGCTAGTAAATTATGATTATAGTCAACTTGTTTTTTTAACCATTTAATCGCCCCTTCTCGCATACCTTCACCACCAATTACTACTATGGTTGGTGCTGAATAATAGTCTTGAATATTCAGGTTTAAATAAGGAAATTTTTCATCGACAGATCCCCCACTCTCTTGCCATTTACATTCGATAATTAACCCCGAAGGTATGGCTGGCAATCCCATAACATAGAAATCAACTTTGAGAGATGATTGATAAATACCATTACCGATATAAACCTGCTTGGCATAACGTTTGTTTAATAAACTTGCGTTGAGCAAATATTCTTTTGTGACATGATTGCCGATTTGAAAATAGCCATGACCAGTTAATATTGCGTCTACATTACTTTCTAAAATCTTTCCCGCCTGATTTGCCCGTGCGCCTGGAGTCATCATTATCCCCAATCCCTTTGCACAAATCCCACGTATTCCAGGATTTCATGGAAGTGGGCGCAAATGAGAATTACTTAATATGAATTTTTAATTGAGATTATATAAGGCTAAATCTAGAGATTTTTATAGTATTAATGTACTAAAAATATAGCGATCCTCAATTATTTGTGAGATTCAAAAACCCCGGTGCTGAGAAACCGGGGTTCTAAAGTATTCGCCAATAATAGAATTGAATATTTTTGCAGTTGTTATTTTAGCTTCCTTAATAATTTTGCTAAAAACAGAAAATAAATAGGAGGGATGTCGCGTAGGTAATAAAAAACACTGATTTAACTTAGCAGAAAGATACTTTCTGATTAAATTTTTTAGCTTGTTTGCATTTCAGTATGACCGTTGCGGATAGCCCACGCCATATCTAGTAATTGTGTCCAACGCTTTTGTAGTTGCTTAGGGGTGCATTTCAGGGTTTTAGCGATCGCCTGATCACTATGTTTAGCAATTTTTAATTGTAAGAGTTCCTGTTGTTGGGGAGAGATGGTACTTATCAAAGCTTCCCACTGTTGGGCAGATAATCCCAATTTCTGCTCCAAACCCGCGCCTAACCATTGATGTACTAATTGCCAATGATGTTGCTTGGCAAACTTCTGCACATGATATTTAAACCTTTGTTGCAGATAATCACGCTGGCGACTAGTAAGGCCAAGAATTTGGTCAATTTCGGGTGCAGGCAGGTCTTGCAGCTTCAAAGTCAGGTAATCTACACAGTCAGATTGTCCTTGAGAATCTAAATATTGAACTAGTTCTGAGATAATGCGATCGCGTTCTGATTCTTCTGAGGGATCAAAATTAGCTTGAGCGACCATTTGCGCTCTAATTTGTTGTACCGCCGAGTTCCGTTGGTAAGATTCCGCTTCCTCACCTTTGGCAGATTCTACCGCCATTTCAATATCTACAGTTGTCTCTTGGGGCTGACGACGGGCAAAACCTTGAGCGCGTAAAATAACTAACTGTTGATTGTTTCCACCCGGTAAATTAATCCGTCGCTTGGCGTACTGTTCAGTAAACGCCATATACTCAGCTAATTGCAACTGAGTGCGCGGGGTGTAATCTTCCGGTAGTTCGTTTTCCCGCCGAAAAGCTTTAATGGCTTCAATATAAAATGCTTGAAGAAAATCTTCAATCAGACTGTAACGACCATCAAAACCCAACTCCGAACCTGCTATGGTGACATGACGGTAAACCATCGACCCCAAACTACTATGTAATTCCACCCGTCCCCGTCTAGAACCTAGTTGATAATAATGTAGGCATTTTTGCAGACGGTGACGAGATAAACTAATTTGCCAAGACTGAACTTGACCAGATGTTTGAATTCGGGAACTCTTATCACAAATTCGGTTGACTTCTTTAGCAATGCGTTCAGCTATAGCTTCTACACACCGTGGTGTTGCTTTGACTTGAGCTTGCATTTCCTGACATAGCAGTTGCATCAAAGCACTTGTAGCGGATAATTCCTCAGTAACAACTTCGTTGACAAAAGCAGATGTGGAGGTTGGTAGATTTGCAAGATTTAGTTTCATGACTTTTCCTGGGTGTGGTGTTGCACCTTAAAGGCAATGCACAAACAGTACCTGAAGCCAGGTTTGAGTGGAGAACCCCATCAACACCTATTGCAAGCACTGCTAATATACATGACTGTAAGCGATCAAAAAAAGTTACAGAGAAGGTAGTGTGTCGCTTTTTTCACAAGCAACCGAATCGAGGTTAACACAAGCATATTTGCTTTGCCCTCAAAATAGCTAAAAAGCTTAATATGTCTCTATCACTGCCATCCTGTTCTATCCACTCGCAATGCTTGTATGTATGACGATAGGGAAACTGGAGTATTTTTCTGACATAATTCCGAAATCGGCAAGGAAGCCTGTGAAGTTCAATGGTCAAACCCACGCAGCTACTGCTTCCCAACCTAATCCCTGCCTCGTAATCATGGGTTCATCTCCCGTTAAGTCTACGATTGTAGATACTTCATATGTTGGTTCTTGATCCGTATCTACAATCACATCTACTAATTTATCCAAACGATCAAATAGCTCCACGCGTGACAATCTTAATTCTGAATCTAGTGTAAATTTGCCATCATCTATCTCATCAGGTGGTAAATGTGCCGAAGTTGAAATAATCGGGTTTCCTAGAGCTTCTAATAATGCTAAACATACGCTATGATTGGGTACACGAATACCTGTGGTTTTGCGTTTAGGACTTTGTACCAGTTTTGGTACTAATTTAGTTGCAGGTAGCAAAAATGTATAAGTTCCTGGTATTAGTCGTTTCATAATCCGGTAAGCTGTGTCACTGACAAAGGAGTAAGTAGTTACATTTGACAGTGAAGGACATAAAAACGTCAGTGGTTTATCATTCGCTAGCTGCTTAATTTTTCGGACTTTTTCTACCGCAGATTTGACATTTAAATCACAACCGATCGCATAAACGGTATCAGTTGGATATAGCATAACTGCGCCACTAGAAAGCGCAGACCTTATTTCCTCTATTCTGCGAGTTTGTGGATTCTCCGGATGGACAGCGATAATTTTTGCCATAAAATGTTGGGTTGCGGTTAAGTATGGGGCATTGGGCATTGGGCATTGGGCATGGATCATAAAATTGATGCCCTATAAGTGATGTCCCTAGTAGATAGGGATATACTCTTTCAGTCAAGTTCTGTAAACTTAAGCGTTGCACATATTTACATACACAAGCAATTGCATCTTATATTAGGGGACAGGGGACAGGGGACAGAAGGTAGAGAAGACAAGGTAGAGGAGGGAGTTAAATCAGTAAACTGTGAACAGTTATCAAGTGACTGGTAACTGATAACTGATAACTGATAACTATTGGCTTATGAACAAAATTGCTTATCTTCAATGTCCGGCGGGGATTTCCGGTGATATGTGCTTGGGGGCTTTGGTGAGTCTGGGAGTTCCCGTAGAATATTTAACGGAAAAACTCAATGATTTGGGTATTTCCCAGGAATTTAAGTTAAGGGCGGAACTAGTACAAAAAAATGGTCAACAGGCTACTAAAGTTCATGTGGATTTAGTTGAGCATCATCATGACCATGACCATCATCACCACGAACACCATCATGGTCGTCATCTGCCAGAAATCGAGACAATGATTCTCAAAGCAGGGTTGCCATCACGGGCTCAGGCTTGGAGTTTGGCTGTATTTCGACAATTAGCAGTAGCTGAAGGGGCGGTACATGGGATTGCTCCTGAGAAAGTGCATTTTCATGAAGTGGGTGCTGTGGATGCAATTGTAGACATTGTTGGCACTTGTTTGGGATTGGATTGGTTGGATATTGCCAACGATGCAGCAGGATTCCCTTTACTCTATTGTTCCGCATTTCCTACGGGTGGGGGTACTGTGCGGGCAGCACATGGGCAAATGGCAGTACCAGTACCAGCCGTTTTGAAGTTATGGGAAATGCGGAGTTGTCCTGTTTATAGCAATGGGATTGATCGGGAACTAGTGACACCAACAGGAGCTGCGATCGCTACTACCTTGGTTAAAGAGTTTGGCGCACCACCACCAATCACCATTAAACAGATCGGATTAGGAGCTGGTACAATTAATATCCCTATTCCCAATATACTACGCCTGTGGCTGGGTGAAAGTGCTAGTTTACAGGCCAATTTCATCGATTCTGGGGAAACCAGCCCAACTTTAGAAACTATTTCGGTACTAGAAACTCAAATTGATGACCTAAACCCCCAAGCCATAGGTTATGTATTTGAAGCTTTGTTTGCGGCTGGTGCAGTGGATGTCTTTACCCAACCCATAGGAATGAAAAAATCCCGTCCAGGGATTTTACTAACTGTTATTTGCCATCCAGAACAATTACCCCACTGTGAAGCAGTTTTATTCCGCGAAACCACTACTTTAGGCATCCGGCGTACTACCCAACAACGCGCCATCTTAGAACGAGAAATCCAACAAGTAGAAACGAAATATG from Nostoc sp. UHCC 0870 includes these protein-coding regions:
- the larC gene encoding nickel pincer cofactor biosynthesis protein LarC; its protein translation is MNKIAYLQCPAGISGDMCLGALVSLGVPVEYLTEKLNDLGISQEFKLRAELVQKNGQQATKVHVDLVEHHHDHDHHHHEHHHGRHLPEIETMILKAGLPSRAQAWSLAVFRQLAVAEGAVHGIAPEKVHFHEVGAVDAIVDIVGTCLGLDWLDIANDAAGFPLLYCSAFPTGGGTVRAAHGQMAVPVPAVLKLWEMRSCPVYSNGIDRELVTPTGAAIATTLVKEFGAPPPITIKQIGLGAGTINIPIPNILRLWLGESASLQANFIDSGETSPTLETISVLETQIDDLNPQAIGYVFEALFAAGAVDVFTQPIGMKKSRPGILLTVICHPEQLPHCEAVLFRETTTLGIRRTTQQRAILEREIQQVETKYGTVRIKVAWQGQSTDKHIANIQPEYEDCAELARKYNLPWREVHQLVLQSWEYS
- a CDS encoding PD-(D/E)XK nuclease superfamily protein, whose amino-acid sequence is MTPGARANQAGKILESNVDAILTGHGYFQIGNHVTKEYLLNASLLNKRYAKQVYIGNGIYQSSLKVDFYVMGLPAIPSGLIIECKWQESGGSVDEKFPYLNLNIQDYYSAPTIVVIGGEGMREGAIKWLKKQVDYNHNLLAVHTLDRFIAWSNKNF
- a CDS encoding DUF751 family protein codes for the protein MFDGFWDNVFRYPRYLITIVLGLLLNALEPFFPLLKRPVTLVAVLGLFVGGLALLTFTLRAMLGLSTI
- a CDS encoding DNA adenine methylase, producing the protein MVSEISKETCPRPFLKWAGGKSRLIQQYIPYLPKNYQNYYEPFLGGGALFFYLRPQRAILTDINAELITVYRCVRDHVEELILLLKEHKLRHGKDYYYSVRANSSGNDLEKAARFIYLNKTCYNGLYRVNSQGKFNVPLGKYTNPNICPEDLLRAASATLSTSEIKQGDFTHILNYATSNEDFVFCDPPYHPISNTSYFTGYHQTSFSEKEQEKLRNICAELASRGVKVVICNSDADFIRNLYQEIKFKIYIIEAARSINSNIQKRGMVKELLITSY
- a CDS encoding HetZ-related protein, which produces MKLNLANLPTSTSAFVNEVVTEELSATSALMQLLCQEMQAQVKATPRCVEAIAERIAKEVNRICDKSSRIQTSGQVQSWQISLSRHRLQKCLHYYQLGSRRGRVELHSSLGSMVYRHVTIAGSELGFDGRYSLIEDFLQAFYIEAIKAFRRENELPEDYTPRTQLQLAEYMAFTEQYAKRRINLPGGNNQQLVILRAQGFARRQPQETTVDIEMAVESAKGEEAESYQRNSAVQQIRAQMVAQANFDPSEESERDRIISELVQYLDSQGQSDCVDYLTLKLQDLPAPEIDQILGLTSRQRDYLQQRFKYHVQKFAKQHHWQLVHQWLGAGLEQKLGLSAQQWEALISTISPQQQELLQLKIAKHSDQAIAKTLKCTPKQLQKRWTQLLDMAWAIRNGHTEMQTS
- a CDS encoding L-threonylcarbamoyladenylate synthase, with translation MAKIIAVHPENPQTRRIEEIRSALSSGAVMLYPTDTVYAIGCDLNVKSAVEKVRKIKQLANDKPLTFLCPSLSNVTTYSFVSDTAYRIMKRLIPGTYTFLLPATKLVPKLVQSPKRKTTGIRVPNHSVCLALLEALGNPIISTSAHLPPDEIDDGKFTLDSELRLSRVELFDRLDKLVDVIVDTDQEPTYEVSTIVDLTGDEPMITRQGLGWEAVAAWV